One window of the Pseudomonas lurida genome contains the following:
- the murB gene encoding UDP-N-acetylmuramate dehydrogenase, producing the protein MTLQVLAQVSLKPFNSFGIDVRAQLFAEAHSDSDVREALTYATAHKVPLLVIGGGSNLLLTQDVQALVLRMATQGIRVLHDDGLQVVVEAEAGEAWHPFVLWTLEQGFCGLENLSLIPGTVGAAPMQNIGAYGVEIKDVFAGLTALDRHTGELRDFSLEECNFAYRDSLFKHETGRWLILRVRFALSRASHLKLDYGPVQQRLAGQGITEATPSDVSRAICSIRREKLPDPAELGNAGSFFKNPLVSHVLAAELQALYPDLVAYPQADGQMKLAAGWLIDKAGWKGFRDGDAGVHKLQALVLVNYGGASGHDIANLARRIQQDIAERFKVELEMEPNQY; encoded by the coding sequence ATGACCTTGCAGGTGCTTGCGCAGGTATCGCTCAAGCCATTCAACAGTTTTGGCATTGATGTCCGTGCCCAGCTGTTCGCCGAGGCCCACAGCGACAGCGATGTGCGGGAGGCTCTGACTTACGCCACCGCGCACAAGGTGCCGCTGCTGGTCATCGGTGGTGGCAGCAACCTGCTGCTGACCCAGGATGTCCAGGCGCTGGTCCTGCGCATGGCCACTCAAGGCATCCGTGTGCTGCATGATGACGGCCTGCAGGTGGTAGTCGAGGCCGAAGCGGGCGAAGCCTGGCATCCCTTCGTGTTGTGGACCCTGGAGCAGGGTTTCTGCGGCCTGGAAAACCTCAGCCTCATCCCTGGCACCGTGGGCGCAGCGCCCATGCAGAATATCGGCGCCTACGGTGTGGAGATCAAGGATGTATTCGCCGGCCTCACCGCCCTGGATCGCCATACCGGCGAACTGCGCGACTTCAGCCTGGAAGAATGCAACTTCGCCTACCGCGACAGCCTGTTCAAGCACGAGACCGGGCGTTGGTTGATCCTGCGCGTGCGTTTCGCCCTGAGCCGCGCCAGCCACCTCAAGCTCGACTACGGCCCGGTGCAGCAGCGCCTGGCGGGGCAGGGGATCACCGAGGCGACGCCGAGCGACGTCAGCCGTGCAATCTGCAGCATTCGCCGGGAAAAACTGCCGGACCCGGCAGAGCTTGGCAATGCCGGGAGCTTCTTCAAGAACCCCTTGGTGTCCCACGTGCTGGCGGCTGAGCTGCAGGCGCTGTACCCGGACCTGGTGGCGTATCCGCAGGCCGATGGGCAGATGAAGCTCGCGGCCGGCTGGCTGATCGACAAGGCCGGCTGGAAGGGCTTTCGTGACGGTGATGCCGGCGTTCACAAGCTACAGGCGCTGGTGCTGGTCAACTATGGCGGTGCCTCGGGGCACGATATCGCCAACCTGGCCCGGCGCATCCAGCAGGACATTGCAGAGCGCTTCAAGGTAGAGCTGGAAATGGAACCCAACCAGTACTGA
- a CDS encoding HNH endonuclease, translating into MDAHKLETLKQQAELIAREQFGATSSAEIESILAVLSYEQTLLQKHGKRQPAAYTWRMLKEHGIVPGVERVVTREAETQGYRALVGLGLQDFAFEAVVVRHPDFFSPEAVEHSASRLRDFEDAVTSRHKFWWVNHKQTFKAEFEGGYIWSPKTSKNGARNKTYDNLTQVEPGDVVVSYADGLIKAVGIAISNYAEAPKPEEFGTIGESWAATGWLVSVNWVALTSPISPKANIDKIVKLLPKKNSPLQPNGNGNQGCYLAAVSVALGNVIFGFLDAPDLEAVIATQALVSVGGTGLAGNVRLPAEELRKVTAEYIWKAVQYLLQGVLAEDFGPSIGYDLLVDANARLAPKQVFGLAATEALGFKVMPKHFIAGKGTVCFELLEAAGYKIIPKGEQVETLEIPIDTEDREWSEGQVKLVYHLKRERSPGLSKAKKASFIKTHGRLFCEECGTDPVEAYGDFGVACIEVHHEAIQVADMGEQHKTTLDQLRCLCANCHRVLHRKLKAQIVHPTPANTQPDITSAAPG; encoded by the coding sequence ATGGACGCACATAAGCTTGAAACCCTGAAGCAACAAGCAGAGCTCATCGCTCGTGAGCAGTTTGGTGCAACTTCATCGGCTGAGATCGAGTCGATTCTTGCCGTGCTGTCGTACGAGCAAACACTGCTCCAGAAACATGGGAAGCGGCAGCCAGCTGCTTATACATGGAGGATGCTGAAAGAACATGGGATTGTTCCGGGCGTCGAGAGAGTGGTTACCCGTGAAGCAGAAACGCAGGGCTACAGAGCTCTAGTCGGCCTTGGTTTACAGGATTTCGCTTTTGAAGCCGTTGTAGTTAGGCATCCTGATTTTTTTTCCCCAGAAGCGGTAGAACATTCGGCATCGCGCCTACGAGACTTTGAGGACGCGGTAACCTCCCGGCACAAATTTTGGTGGGTGAACCATAAGCAGACCTTTAAAGCTGAGTTCGAAGGTGGCTACATTTGGTCGCCGAAAACCAGTAAAAATGGTGCCCGCAACAAAACTTACGACAACTTGACCCAGGTGGAGCCGGGGGATGTCGTGGTGTCCTACGCGGATGGCCTGATCAAAGCGGTTGGCATAGCAATCAGTAATTACGCGGAAGCGCCGAAGCCTGAAGAATTTGGAACGATTGGGGAAAGCTGGGCTGCTACAGGGTGGTTGGTGTCGGTCAACTGGGTCGCATTAACTAGTCCGATTTCGCCGAAAGCTAACATCGACAAAATCGTAAAACTTTTGCCGAAAAAAAATTCACCTCTTCAGCCAAATGGTAACGGTAACCAGGGTTGCTATCTGGCGGCCGTTTCAGTTGCATTGGGTAACGTAATTTTTGGCTTCTTGGACGCCCCTGATTTGGAAGCGGTAATTGCAACGCAAGCCTTAGTTTCTGTAGGCGGAACTGGGCTGGCAGGCAATGTTCGCTTGCCGGCGGAAGAGTTACGTAAGGTTACTGCTGAGTACATTTGGAAAGCAGTCCAATATCTCCTTCAAGGTGTGCTGGCAGAGGATTTTGGACCCTCTATCGGCTACGACCTGTTAGTTGATGCGAATGCCAGACTAGCTCCCAAGCAGGTCTTCGGTCTCGCTGCAACAGAAGCGTTGGGATTCAAGGTGATGCCCAAGCATTTTATTGCGGGAAAGGGGACCGTCTGTTTCGAGCTGTTGGAAGCTGCGGGTTACAAAATCATCCCCAAAGGTGAGCAAGTCGAGACGCTCGAAATACCCATAGATACCGAGGATAGGGAGTGGTCCGAGGGCCAAGTCAAGCTGGTGTACCACCTGAAACGTGAACGATCACCGGGTCTTTCTAAAGCCAAGAAAGCTTCATTTATCAAGACGCATGGTCGGCTATTCTGCGAGGAGTGCGGAACAGATCCTGTCGAAGCGTATGGCGATTTTGGGGTGGCTTGTATTGAAGTTCATCATGAAGCGATCCAGGTTGCAGATATGGGGGAGCAGCACAAGACAACCCTAGACCAATTGCGATGCCTGTGTGCCAACTGTCATCGTGTTCTGCATCGCAAATTAAAGGCTCAGATTGTTCACCCTACTCCAGCTAACACTCAGCCCGACATTACTTCCGCAGCGCCCGGTTGA
- the lpxK gene encoding tetraacyldisaccharide 4'-kinase: MAMSDRLLKAWYEGHPALTLLRPLESLYRRVVQRKRARFLAGEGEIYQSPVPVVVVGNITVGGTGKTPLILWLIEHCRRSGLRVGVVSRGYGAKPPQLPWRVEASHSADMAGDEPLLIVQRCGVPLMIDPDRSRAVRALLASETLDLILSDDGLQHYRLARDLELVLIDAARGLGNRRCLPAGPLREPADRLQSVDALLYNGAASDRDDGFAFRLQPTALVNLQTGERQPVDHFAPGQQVHAVAGIGNPQRFFNTLETLHWRPIAHAFADHAPYSAEVLNFTPSLPLVMTEKDAVKCRAFAQPDWWYLAVDALPSPAFVAWFDTQLMRLLPARLLP, encoded by the coding sequence ATGGCCATGTCCGATCGTTTGCTCAAGGCCTGGTACGAGGGCCATCCGGCGCTCACGCTGTTGCGGCCGCTGGAGTCGTTGTATCGCCGGGTTGTGCAGCGCAAGCGCGCCCGCTTCCTGGCGGGTGAGGGCGAGATCTACCAATCGCCGGTGCCGGTGGTGGTGGTCGGGAATATCACCGTGGGTGGCACTGGCAAGACGCCGTTGATCCTCTGGTTGATCGAACACTGCCGACGCAGCGGGTTGCGCGTGGGCGTGGTCAGCCGGGGTTATGGCGCCAAGCCACCGCAGTTGCCATGGCGCGTCGAAGCCAGCCACAGCGCTGACATGGCGGGCGACGAGCCTTTGCTGATCGTGCAGCGCTGCGGCGTACCGCTGATGATCGACCCTGATCGCAGCCGTGCGGTCCGGGCGCTGCTGGCCAGCGAAACCCTGGACCTGATCCTCTCCGACGACGGCCTGCAGCATTACCGCCTGGCCCGTGACCTGGAACTGGTGCTGATCGACGCCGCCCGTGGCCTGGGCAACCGCCGTTGCCTGCCGGCAGGGCCGTTGCGCGAACCGGCGGATCGACTGCAGAGCGTCGATGCGCTGCTGTATAACGGCGCCGCCAGTGACCGGGACGATGGCTTTGCCTTTCGCCTGCAGCCTACCGCACTGGTCAACCTGCAGACCGGCGAACGCCAGCCGGTGGATCACTTCGCGCCTGGCCAGCAGGTGCATGCGGTTGCCGGCATCGGCAACCCGCAGCGTTTCTTCAACACCCTTGAAACGCTACACTGGCGGCCGATAGCCCATGCGTTTGCCGACCACGCGCCTTACAGCGCCGAGGTCTTGAATTTTACGCCGTCATTGCCGTTGGTCATGACCGAGAAGGACGCGGTGAAGTGCCGCGCCTTTGCCCAGCCAGACTGGTGGTACCTTGCGGTGGATGCGCTGCCGTCGCCGGCGTTCGTCGCCTGGTTCGACACGCAGCTGATGCGACTGCTGCCTGCCCGTCTCTTGCCTTAA
- a CDS encoding Bax inhibitor-1/YccA family protein, with translation MREQNYAVNGNAQAEQLEVSRVLRNTYGLLALTLAFSGVMAFVAQQMRVGYPNIFVVLIGFYGLFFLTNKLRDSAWGLVSAFALTGFMGFILGPILNRYLGMAGGAEVVSSAFAMTALVFGGLSAYVLITRKDMSFLGGFITAGFFVLLAAVVAGMFFQISGLQLAISAGFVLFSSVCILFQTSAIIHGGERNYIMATVSLYVSIYNLFISLLQIFGIMSRDD, from the coding sequence ATGCGCGAACAGAATTACGCAGTGAATGGCAACGCGCAGGCTGAGCAGCTTGAAGTCAGCCGCGTGTTGCGCAACACCTATGGCTTGCTCGCCCTTACCCTCGCATTCAGCGGCGTGATGGCGTTCGTGGCCCAACAGATGCGCGTCGGCTACCCGAATATCTTTGTCGTGCTGATCGGCTTCTATGGTCTGTTCTTCCTGACCAACAAGCTGCGTGACTCGGCCTGGGGCCTGGTGTCGGCATTTGCCTTGACCGGTTTCATGGGCTTTATCCTCGGCCCGATCCTCAACCGTTACCTCGGCATGGCCGGTGGTGCGGAAGTGGTGAGCTCGGCGTTTGCCATGACGGCCCTGGTGTTTGGTGGTCTGTCGGCCTACGTGCTGATCACCCGCAAGGACATGAGCTTCCTGGGCGGCTTCATCACCGCAGGTTTCTTCGTGCTGCTGGCAGCCGTGGTTGCGGGCATGTTCTTCCAGATCAGCGGCCTGCAACTGGCGATCAGCGCAGGTTTTGTGCTGTTTTCCTCGGTGTGCATCCTGTTCCAGACCAGCGCGATCATCCACGGTGGTGAGCGTAACTACATCATGGCGACTGTCAGCCTGTATGTGTCGATCTACAACCTGTTCATCAGCCTGTTGCAGATCTTCGGCATCATGAGCCGCGACGACTGA
- a CDS encoding low molecular weight protein-tyrosine-phosphatase, translating to MEVLFVCLGNICRSPTAEGVLRHKLREAGLAGQVDVASAGTGEWHIGNPPDQRSQRAALVRGYDLSAQRAQQVSRADFARYDLILAMDHSNLRNLKAMQPSQGKAELDLFLRRYEAEVDEVPDPYYEGEQGFERVLDLIERACDLLVIELKGRL from the coding sequence ATGGAGGTTCTGTTTGTCTGCCTAGGCAATATCTGTCGCTCGCCCACCGCAGAGGGTGTACTGCGCCATAAATTGCGCGAAGCCGGGCTGGCAGGGCAGGTGGATGTAGCGTCCGCCGGCACGGGTGAATGGCATATCGGCAACCCGCCGGACCAACGCAGCCAGCGCGCGGCGTTGGTGCGCGGTTACGACCTGTCGGCCCAGCGTGCCCAGCAGGTCTCCCGCGCCGACTTTGCGCGCTATGACCTGATCCTGGCCATGGACCACAGCAACCTGCGCAACCTCAAGGCCATGCAGCCAAGCCAGGGCAAGGCGGAGCTGGACCTGTTCCTGCGCCGTTACGAGGCCGAAGTGGACGAAGTGCCCGACCCGTACTACGAAGGTGAACAAGGCTTCGAGCGGGTCCTGGACTTGATCGAACGTGCCTGTGATTTATTGGTGATCGAATTGAAGGGGCGGTTATGA
- a CDS encoding ExbD/TolR family protein, with protein MKFRRKQRENVDINLASLIDVVFILLLFFVVTTTFTRQTELRVDLPEAVSGSPAEDQEVKQLDIAISADGVFSVNNQLLEKNDLASLMDALQKESGGDNKLPLSISADGKTQHQAVITAMDAAGKLGFSHLRMTTVEAASQP; from the coding sequence GTGAAATTTCGCCGCAAGCAACGGGAAAATGTCGATATCAACCTCGCGTCGCTGATCGACGTGGTGTTTATCCTGCTGCTGTTTTTTGTCGTCACCACCACCTTCACCCGGCAAACCGAGCTGCGCGTCGACCTGCCGGAAGCCGTGAGCGGTTCGCCGGCCGAAGACCAGGAAGTCAAGCAACTGGACATCGCCATCAGCGCCGACGGGGTGTTTTCGGTGAATAACCAGTTGCTCGAGAAAAACGACCTCGCCAGCCTCATGGACGCCTTGCAAAAAGAGTCTGGCGGTGACAACAAGCTGCCGCTGTCCATCAGCGCCGACGGCAAGACCCAGCACCAGGCCGTGATCACCGCGATGGATGCGGCCGGCAAGCTCGGCTTCAGCCATCTGCGCATGACCACGGTCGAGGCGGCGAGCCAACCCTGA
- a CDS encoding MotA/TolQ/ExbB proton channel family protein: MWELVKSGGWMMLPIIMSSIAALGIVAERLWTLRASRVTPEHLLGQVWSWIKNKQLDKDKLKELRANSPLGEILAAGLANSKHGREIMKECIEEAAARVIHELERYINALGTIAAMAPLLGLLGTVLGMIDIFSSFMGSGMTTNAAVLAGGISKALITTAAGLMVGIPSVFFHRFLQRRIDELVVGMEQEAIKLVEVVQGDRDVDLVGGKA, from the coding sequence GTGTGGGAATTGGTCAAATCCGGCGGCTGGATGATGTTGCCGATCATCATGAGCTCTATCGCCGCACTCGGCATCGTCGCCGAACGCCTGTGGACCCTGCGCGCCAGTCGCGTCACCCCCGAGCATCTGCTGGGGCAGGTCTGGAGCTGGATCAAGAACAAGCAACTGGACAAGGACAAACTCAAGGAACTGCGCGCCAACTCCCCGCTGGGTGAAATCCTTGCTGCGGGCCTGGCCAACTCCAAGCATGGTCGCGAGATCATGAAGGAGTGTATCGAAGAAGCCGCCGCCCGCGTCATCCATGAACTGGAGCGCTACATCAACGCCCTCGGCACCATCGCCGCCATGGCGCCATTGCTCGGCTTGCTGGGCACGGTGCTGGGCATGATCGATATTTTCAGCTCGTTCATGGGCTCGGGCATGACCACCAACGCGGCGGTGTTGGCCGGGGGGATCTCCAAGGCGCTGATCACCACGGCGGCGGGCCTGATGGTGGGTATTCCTTCGGTGTTCTTCCACCGTTTCCTGCAGCGTCGCATTGATGAACTGGTGGTGGGCATGGAACAGGAAGCCATCAAGTTGGTGGAAGTGGTACAGGGCGACCGTGACGTGGACCTGGTTGGGGGCAAAGCGTGA
- a CDS encoding Trm112 family protein: MDTKLLDILACPICKGPLKLSADKTELISKGAGLAYPIRDGIPVMLESEARTLTTDERLDK; encoded by the coding sequence ATGGACACCAAACTGCTCGACATCCTCGCTTGCCCGATCTGCAAAGGCCCGCTCAAGCTCAGCGCCGACAAAACCGAGCTGATCAGCAAAGGCGCCGGCCTGGCTTACCCGATCCGTGACGGCATCCCGGTGATGCTGGAAAGCGAAGCCCGCACCCTGACCACCGATGAGCGCCTGGATAAATGA
- a CDS encoding DUF4224 domain-containing protein yields MQAEILSDDELADLTGYKQRAHQRKWLKDRNWVFIESRGGRPLVGHMFARMKLGMINAAIADQNPPPTRPAWTPDFSRVN; encoded by the coding sequence ATGCAAGCAGAGATCCTGTCGGACGACGAGCTCGCCGACCTAACCGGCTACAAGCAGCGCGCTCACCAGCGCAAATGGCTGAAAGACCGAAACTGGGTATTCATCGAGAGCCGTGGCGGCCGCCCTCTGGTGGGCCATATGTTCGCGCGCATGAAGCTGGGCATGATCAACGCCGCAATTGCAGATCAAAACCCGCCGCCGACGCGTCCGGCTTGGACGCCTGATTTCTCCAGAGTGAACTGA
- a CDS encoding ASCH domain-containing protein: MTVIKERPILFSAPMVRAIPEGRKTVTRRAVKGSGLNFLADFTPEYVALPENRFCPYGKPGDRLWVRETWARVGNCDPGYLTFGATYPDCLPPDLENIPAASDIRWKPSIHMFRRDSRILLEITDVRVERLQDISRADIRAEGLQCPPELGSDDVSPNYRDWYPAAWRELWESINGDDSWTANPWVWVVEFKRVTP, translated from the coding sequence ATGACGGTAATCAAAGAACGCCCCATCCTGTTCTCGGCGCCGATGGTGCGCGCCATCCCGGAAGGCCGGAAGACGGTCACCCGGCGGGCGGTGAAAGGCTCCGGCCTAAACTTCCTCGCCGACTTCACACCTGAATATGTCGCCCTGCCAGAGAATCGCTTCTGCCCGTACGGCAAGCCCGGCGACCGGCTGTGGGTGCGCGAGACATGGGCCCGTGTCGGCAATTGCGATCCTGGCTACCTGACATTCGGAGCAACCTATCCCGACTGCCTGCCGCCGGATCTGGAAAACATCCCGGCCGCCAGCGACATTCGCTGGAAACCCAGCATCCATATGTTCCGCCGTGACAGCCGCATCCTGCTGGAGATCACCGACGTGCGCGTCGAGCGGCTGCAGGACATCAGCCGAGCGGATATCCGCGCCGAAGGCCTTCAGTGCCCGCCAGAACTGGGCAGTGATGACGTGTCGCCGAATTACCGCGACTGGTACCCGGCAGCTTGGCGGGAATTGTGGGAATCGATCAACGGCGACGACAGCTGGACTGCCAACCCGTGGGTCTGGGTGGTCGAGTTCAAGCGGGTGACGCCATGA
- the kdsB gene encoding 3-deoxy-manno-octulosonate cytidylyltransferase produces the protein MTTAFTVVIPSRYASTRLPGKPLQLIGDKPMIQLVWEQACKSSAERVVVATDDPRIIEACKGFGADAVLTREDHNSGTDRLAEVATKLGLAPDAIVVNVQGDEPLIPPSVIDQVAANLAAHGEARMATLSEPIEDIDTLLNRGVVKVVTDINGLALTFSRSVLPWARDAFAKSPDVLPEGVPYRRHIGIYAYRAGFLHDFVSWGPCWLENTESLEQLRALWHGVRIHVGDALEAPPAGVDTFEDLERVRRLLGA, from the coding sequence ATGACCACAGCCTTTACCGTTGTCATTCCCTCCCGCTATGCGTCGACCCGCCTGCCGGGCAAGCCGCTGCAATTGATCGGCGACAAGCCAATGATCCAGCTGGTGTGGGAACAGGCCTGCAAAAGCAGCGCCGAGCGCGTGGTCGTCGCCACTGATGATCCGCGCATCATCGAAGCCTGCAAAGGCTTTGGTGCCGACGCAGTGCTGACGCGCGAAGACCACAACTCTGGCACCGACCGCCTTGCTGAAGTGGCGACCAAACTCGGGCTGGCGCCTGATGCCATCGTGGTCAACGTGCAAGGTGACGAGCCGTTGATCCCGCCGAGTGTGATCGACCAGGTGGCCGCCAACCTGGCCGCCCATGGCGAAGCGCGCATGGCGACCCTGTCCGAACCGATCGAGGACATTGATACGCTGCTCAACCGGGGCGTGGTCAAAGTGGTCACCGATATCAATGGCCTGGCGTTGACGTTCAGTCGTTCAGTCCTGCCTTGGGCGCGGGACGCGTTCGCCAAGAGTCCCGACGTGTTGCCAGAGGGCGTGCCATATCGTCGCCATATTGGCATTTACGCCTACCGCGCTGGCTTCCTGCATGACTTCGTCAGCTGGGGCCCGTGCTGGCTGGAAAACACCGAGTCCCTGGAGCAACTGCGGGCGCTGTGGCATGGCGTGCGCATCCACGTGGGCGATGCGCTGGAAGCACCGCCGGCCGGTGTCGATACCTTCGAAGACCTTGAGCGCGTCCGTCGCCTGCTGGGGGCCTGA
- a CDS encoding tyrosine-type recombinase/integrase — protein sequence MRPRNTENRDLPPGMVRRKRPRKNGKVWIGYYYRDSAGKEIPLGTDLSKARLKWAELEAKEKPADLTTMKGIFDRYVRDVIPKKAERTQKDNMAELKQLRPTFDEAPIDSITPFNIAGYRDARSAKVRANREIALLSHVFNMAREWGLTERENPCQGIRKNKEAPRDYYANAAVWDAVYAVAEQELKEAMDLAYLTGQRPADVLIMRSDDTEGDYFLVTQGKTGQKLRILMRTEDGENSLGRLVRDISERNVGHSSKYLLINRHGKRMTKGMLRLRWDKAREKAQQNAIEQGDPLLAAKIGGFQFRDIRPKAASEIIDIGDASLLLGHSKQEITKRVYRRIGATAKPSK from the coding sequence ATGCGCCCCCGGAACACGGAAAACAGGGACTTGCCGCCAGGAATGGTGCGCCGTAAGCGCCCAAGGAAAAATGGCAAGGTCTGGATCGGCTACTACTACCGCGACTCAGCGGGTAAAGAGATCCCGCTTGGAACAGACCTTAGCAAAGCCCGGCTGAAGTGGGCCGAACTGGAGGCCAAAGAAAAGCCTGCCGATCTGACAACAATGAAGGGCATCTTCGACCGATATGTGCGCGACGTCATCCCAAAAAAGGCGGAGCGGACCCAGAAGGACAACATGGCCGAGCTGAAACAGCTTCGTCCTACGTTTGATGAGGCGCCTATCGACTCAATTACCCCGTTCAACATCGCCGGCTATCGTGATGCCCGTTCAGCAAAGGTTCGCGCCAACCGCGAGATCGCGCTCCTGTCCCACGTGTTCAACATGGCCAGGGAGTGGGGGCTCACCGAAAGAGAGAACCCATGCCAGGGGATCAGGAAGAACAAGGAGGCGCCCAGGGATTACTACGCCAACGCGGCTGTTTGGGATGCCGTCTACGCGGTTGCCGAACAAGAACTCAAGGAAGCCATGGACCTGGCCTATTTGACCGGACAGCGGCCTGCTGACGTGCTGATCATGCGCAGCGACGATACCGAGGGTGACTACTTCCTAGTAACGCAGGGCAAGACCGGCCAGAAGCTTCGAATCCTGATGCGTACGGAAGACGGGGAAAACAGCTTGGGGAGATTGGTCAGGGACATTAGCGAAAGGAATGTCGGTCATTCGTCCAAGTACCTGTTGATCAACAGACACGGAAAGCGGATGACGAAGGGGATGTTGCGCTTGCGCTGGGACAAGGCGCGGGAAAAAGCCCAGCAGAACGCCATCGAACAAGGCGACCCGCTGCTTGCGGCCAAGATTGGCGGGTTTCAGTTCCGCGACATCCGGCCGAAGGCCGCGTCGGAAATCATCGATATCGGGGATGCCAGCCTGCTGCTGGGACACAGCAAACAGGAGATCACAAAGCGGGTTTACAGGAGGATTGGCGCGACCGCGAAACCGTCCAAATAG